One stretch of Arachis hypogaea cultivar Tifrunner chromosome 20, arahy.Tifrunner.gnm2.J5K5, whole genome shotgun sequence DNA includes these proteins:
- the LOC112784882 gene encoding uncharacterized protein, with protein sequence MSIQPKTEPGSPPILSSTSNKSLETMSVPELIEILRVKWQKEDYDRVEDVLVEREKKLKTKAGELEEKFQLQSLARIDAEDKLKKKEQECEKVQRLYETLFKGVKESGLDKETIENLRKKNKVLECENLKLLELKKKYEVDGNAVDELRKKVAELEAEKKNNLDTTTELNDKNGKLVDEKLKAEFTFSELLDMVSKCSVRFWMSDASFDGEHDINKADDPGFPSKVIEEVKEFNDEINDGSLPLRRNKDFHQSHGAAAAEGGSKFQNIIEISDNDHDDDDIPISRVMQAKATESRKRKLPFSQSCSGNRSGSFG encoded by the exons ATGTCAATTCAACCAAAAACTGAACCTGGGTCACCCCCCATTCTCTCATCAACCAGTAACAAAAGCTTGGAGACGATGAGCGTTCCTGAGCTCATTGAAATTCTTCGAGTTAAGTGGCAAAAAGAGGATTATGACAGAGTTGAAGACGTTTTGgtagaaagagagaaaaaacttAAAACCAAGGCTGGTGAACTTGAAGAGAAGTTTCAGCTTCAGAGTCTAGCAAGGATTGATGCTGAGGataaattgaagaagaaagagcAAGAGTGTGAGAAGGTACAGAGGCTTTATGAGACGTTGTTTAAGGGAGTGAAGGAAAGTGGGTTAGACAAGGAAACCATTGAGAATTTGAGGAAGAAGAACAAAGTGTTAGAGTGCGAGAATCTTAAGTTGTTGGAGTTGAAGAAGAAATATGAGGTTGATGGCAACGCTGTTGACGAATTAAGGAAGAAAGTGGCTGAGTTAGAGGCTGAAAAGAAGAATAATTTGGATACCACTACTGAGTTGAATGATAAGAATGGGAAGTTGGTGGATGAGAAATTGAAGGCTGAGTTTACGTTTTCGGAATTGCTTGACATGGTTTCGAAATGTTCGGTAAGGTTTTGGATGAGTGATGCTTCTTTTGATGGAGAGCATGATATTAATAAAGCTGATGATCCTGGTTTTCCTTCTAAAGTCATAGAAGAAGTGAAGGAGTTCAATGATGAAATCAATGATGGTTCTCTACCTTTGCGAAGAAACAAAGATTTTCATCAATCTCATGGTGCTGCAGCTG CTGAGGGAGGatccaaatttcaaaatatcattgAGATCAGTGACAATGACCATGACGATGATGATATCCCTATTTCACGAGTAATGCAAGCAAAAGCTACCGAATCACGCAAAAGAAAGCTCCCATTCTCACAATCTTGTTCTGGCAATAGGAGTGGTAGTTTTGGTTAA
- the LOC140182976 gene encoding protein MAIN-LIKE 1-like has protein sequence MRQQQGMRLDERYVPYLQMAGLYHLSRLNDRWFRLDEPLDVAYQLGLPVDGRYVSGCLTDFHVYIEGGRPVWQWFHELLGDLPPANQIQKFAVNCTWFQETFGECPEGADEETVRRFARAYIMMLLGTQLFADKSGNRIHIRWLPFVARLEEMGGYSWGPRH, from the exons ATGCGACAGCAGCAGGGGATGCGACTAGATGAGaggtacgttccgtacttgcagatggccggattATACCATCTTTCGAGACTGAACGACAGATGGTTCAGATTGGACGAGCCCCTT GACGTCGCTTATCAGCTGGGGTTGCCAGTAGATGGCCGTTACGTCAGTGGTTGCCTGACAGACTTCCACGTATACATAGAGGGTGGCAGGCCAGTGTGGCAGTGGTTCCATGAGTTGCTCGGTGATTTACCCCCCGCGAACCAGATACAGAAGTTCGCAGTGAACTGCACCTGGTTCCAGGAGACCTTTGGAGAGTGCCCCGAGGGGGCAGATGAGGAGACAGTCAGGCGCTTTGCCcgtgcctatatcatgatgttgttgggcacccagctgtttgccgacaagtcTGGAAATCGTATTCACATCAGATGGTTACCGTTTGTGGCTcggcttgaggagatgggtggCTATAGCTGGGGTCCGCGGCACTAG